From the genome of Chelonia mydas isolate rCheMyd1 chromosome 2, rCheMyd1.pri.v2, whole genome shotgun sequence, one region includes:
- the TMEM158 gene encoding transmembrane protein 158 produces the protein MLLPPLLPALLAACLPPCQGWSPAAAGGGQEEPELLLPPINSSSRSLASLERDLRGMGGQAEAGSPSREPPPAAAAAGPQPPQPPEEAPCNISVQRQMLSSLLVRWSRPLGIPCDLLLFSTNGHGRAFFSAAFHRVGPPLLIEHLGLAAGGAQQDLRLCVGCSWVRGRRVGRLRAAAAAASSSLSEPGQYWLQGEPLNFCCLDFSLEELKGEPGWRLNRKPIESTLVACFMTLVIIVWSVAALIWPVPIIAGFLPNGMEQRRSTAVAASATAAGK, from the coding sequence ATGCTGCTGCCGCCGCTCCTGCCGGCGCTGCTGGCcgcctgcctgcccccctgccagggctggagccccgccgcggccggcggggggcaggaggagcccGAGCTCTTGCTGCCCCCCATCAACTCCTCCTCGCGCTCCCTGGCCAGCCTGGAGCGGGACCTGCGCGGGATGGGCGGGCAGGCTGAGGCGGGCAGCCCCAGCCGGGAGCCGCctcctgccgccgccgccgccggcccgCAGCCGCCCCAGCCCCCCGAGGAGGCGCCCTGCAACATCAGCGTGCAGCGGCAGATGCTGAGCTCGCTGCTGGTGCGCTGGAGCCGCCCGCTGGGCATCCCGTGCGACCTGCTGCTCTTCTCCACCAACGGCCACGGGCGGGCCTTCTTCTCCGCCGCCTTCCACCGCGTGGGGCCGCCGCTGCTCATCGAGCACCTGGGGCTGGCGGCGGGGGGAGCCCAGCAGGACCTGCGCCTCTGCGTGGGCTGCAGCTGGGTGCGGGGGCGCAGGGTCGGGCGGCTCCGGGCagcggccgccgccgcctcctcctcgcTGTCCGAGCCCGGCCAGTACTGGCTGCAGGGGGAGCCGCTGAATTTCTGCTGCCTGGATTTCAGCCTGGAGGAGCTGAAGGGGGAGCCGGGCTGGCGGCTGAACCGCAAGCCCATCGAGTCCACCCTGGTGGCTTGTTTCATGACTCTCGTCATCATCGTGTGGAGCGTGGCCGCCCTCATCTGGCCGGTGCCCATCATCGCCGGCTTCCTGCCCAACGGCATGGAGCAGCGGAGAAGCACCGCGGTGGCTGCGAGCGCCACCGCCGCTGGCAAataa